The segment GGTGAGCCGTGAGGGAAGTCTTGTAATCAAAGAAATTGAACAAAGTATTGAGAAGACCAGAACTTCCATGATCGAAAACCTGAAAAATATCAGGCAATCCTACGTTTTGTCGAAGAATGAATTACAACAAAGAACGAGAAGCGTTCGTACTGAGATGTTTGCTTTACCGGAGAAAGAGAGCCAGATCAGGGAAATTAAACGACAGCAGCTGATCAAGAATGAGCTCTATACTTTTTTACTTCAAAAAAGAGAAGAGACTGGTATTCAACTGGCTTCAACGGTTTCAAACTCAAAAATATTTTCTGAAGCTGAGGGCGGATGGATGCCGATCTTCCCCAAAAAGCGGAGTGCTTATATGCTTGCTGTGTTTTTTGGATTATTGATCCCGGTAATTATTGTATTGATCCGTGACCTGATGAACGACCGGGTTACTACTAAAGCAGATATTGTGAAATACACCAAAATGCCTGTGATCGGTGAATTGGGCCACAATGATAAAGCGCAGACCCTGGTTGTGGTTAAAAACAGCCGTACCATTCTTGCTGAACAGTTCCGGATCATCCGATCTAATCTTCAGCCAATACTGAAAAAAGACCGAACCCCTGTGATATTAGTTACCTCTTCATTCAGTGGTGAGGGTAAATCATTTGCAGCTACCAACCTTGCGGCATCTATTGCGTTAACAGGAAAACGAACCGTGATCCTTGAATTTGATTTACGTAAACCAAAGGTTGTGAGCGGACTGGGATTACAACGTGCTTTTGGTATTACTCACTATGTGATCGGTAAGATCAGTCTTGAAGAATTGCCTATTAAAGTTCCGGATATCGATAATTTATTTGTGATTGCCTGCGGACCTACGCCACCCAACCCATCGGAGATGTTGCTGGAACCAAAAGTGAAAGAATTGTTTGAATTTTGCCGTGATAATTTTGATGCAGTGATCATTGATACCGCTCCTGTTGGTCTTGTGAGCGATGCTATGACGCTGTCGCAGTTTGCTGACTGTACTTTATTTGTGATTCGTCAGCGCTACACTTTTAAAAAACAATTGCAAATGCTGGAAGATCTCTACCAGCAAAAGAAATTCCCTGCTGTGAGTATGCTGGTGAATGATATTAAAGTGGAAGGTTATAACAGTTATTATGGTTATGGCGGTTACGGTTATGGTTATGGCTACGGCTATGGTTATGGTTACGGATACTATGATAATGATCCTTCGAAGAATAAGTGGTATAATAAGGTGTTGCAGTTTATCGGGATTAAATAACCCCCTCCCAGCCTCCCCCTTAAAGGGGAGGGGTGAAAGCTTTTTTCGAGGAGATGATATTCCTTTATTAGCGTGAAGCTGTTTTAAACAATGATTTCCTTACTCTATGTGCCGCATTGCCGGAATTTTTGATCCATCGTTGAAGAACCTGCAGGAGCAGGTGGTGGCTATGCGTGATGCAATGCATCGTGGCGGACCTGATGATGCGGGTTTGTTTGTACATTCCTCGTTACCACTGGCATTAGGTCACCGAAGATTATCACTTATTGATTTAAGTGAAGCGGGTCACCAACCAATGATCGATGCTGAACTGACCATTGTCTTTAATGGTGAGATCTATAATTATTTGGAACTGCGTTCAACTCTTCAGCATTACGGCCACACGTTTAAAACAGAAAGCGATACAGAGGTTATTCTGAAAGCATACCGCCAATGGGGTGTGGAGGCATTTGAATATTTTAACGGCATGTTTGCGCTGGCGCTGCTCGATGAAAAAAAGCAACAGCTCGTGCTGGCAAGAGATCATGCAGGAATTAAGCCACTTTATTATTATATTGATCAGCATTGTCTTTATTTCGCATCAGAGATCAGGGCCTTTGCAAAAGCAGAAAAAGTATTTGAAGAAAACGAAAAATGGCGTTCGGCTTTTTTAACCTTCGGTCATTTGCCAGAACCCATTACTACACTTAAACATGTAATTCCGCTCGCAAAAGGAACTGCCTTGGTGATCGACTTGCCATCGTTAAAAAAGAAAGTGCATCGTTTTTTTAAATGGAGTTTTACCGGTCAACTGAAAAATGAGGATGAGGCATTACAGTTAATGAGGGAAACACTTGAACAGGCTGTAGAGCGTCATCTGATTGCAGATGCACCTATTGGGTTATTCCTGAGTGGTGGTATTGATTCGAGTTTGCTCACGTTAATTGCGAGTCATACACGA is part of the Lacibacter sediminis genome and harbors:
- a CDS encoding GumC family protein, with product MANEFDHLPQAETDSKLLTFKEILFKYISNLPLFFFSLGVALIVAWAYLRWSTPLFTVSSSMIVKVENTTNIKGSDKFSSIFNPTDKINTEDEIDLMRSKEFLKRVVDSLHLNSSYVEHGKVRSSEIYKQTPFYVEAVNIADSNRGYSFNIQLAGPNSFVMNKETKSRQFYSNIELGGSVFRVIPNPGIEDAAGRKYTFYWSPSKSVAGGIAGRLGIAQKSRSSSVLNLSLTTENVDKGIDILNQVMEEYGRYNVEDKSRISENSLRFISDRLGDLEKDLGIVETNLQDFKKRNQFLDLEDQSQMYLNNMNQSEEELRKQEMQIMVLDLLDNYIKDRKNAYNLTPTTLGIADPTLTQLVSEYNQLILKRENELRVSREGSLVIKEIEQSIEKTRTSMIENLKNIRQSYVLSKNELQQRTRSVRTEMFALPEKESQIREIKRQQLIKNELYTFLLQKREETGIQLASTVSNSKIFSEAEGGWMPIFPKKRSAYMLAVFFGLLIPVIIVLIRDLMNDRVTTKADIVKYTKMPVIGELGHNDKAQTLVVVKNSRTILAEQFRIIRSNLQPILKKDRTPVILVTSSFSGEGKSFAATNLAASIALTGKRTVILEFDLRKPKVVSGLGLQRAFGITHYVIGKISLEELPIKVPDIDNLFVIACGPTPPNPSEMLLEPKVKELFEFCRDNFDAVIIDTAPVGLVSDAMTLSQFADCTLFVIRQRYTFKKQLQMLEDLYQQKKFPAVSMLVNDIKVEGYNSYYGYGGYGYGYGYGYGYGYGYYDNDPSKNKWYNKVLQFIGIK